GGTATTTTCTTTTCGTTACTGCTGAAAACTGCTTTCGGTGACGACCAACAGGGTATCCATCTGCATACGAAGGCTGATGGGAAACTTTACAACGTTTCCCTTCTCAAATCTAAGAGAAAACGAGACGATTTATTCGTTGATAGCTTGCTCTTTGCTGATGACGCAGCCTTCATCGCCACATCGCAGTTTGAGCTTCAAACTATTATGGACAAGTTTTCTCGTGCCTGCGCTCTGTTCTCTATGTCCATCAATCCCCGGACAACTGTTGTACTGGCTCAAGGGTGTGCGGAAATACCGACAATTCTGTTGGATGGTGCCCCGCTCGAGTCAGTCGACAAGTTTTGCTACCTCGGGTCGACTGTGACTAGCAATCTCTCACCGGATGCAGAAATCGACGTTCGAATCGGAAAAGCCGCAACGATCTTTGGGAAGTTGAGTGCAAGAGTATGGCAAAATAAACATCTAACCAGGAAAGCCAAGATGGTTGTCTATCAAACATGCATCCTGAGCATACTCTTGTACGGAGCTGAGACCTGGACATCGTATGCCAAGCACGAACGTCGTCTCAACGCTTTCCACATGCGCTGCGTCCGGAACATATTGGGCATATCTTGGAAGGACAGGGTCACGAACGAGAGGGTTCTTGAGATTGCTCAGCTGCCCAGCCTCTTTGCGCTGCTAAAGCAGAGACGCTTACGCTGGCTGGGGCATGTGCATCGAATGCAACCTTCTCGTTTGCCGCGGCGTGTTTTGCTTGGCGCCATAGCTGATGCCAAGAGAAGCGTCGGTCGGCCGATGCTACGGCACAAAGACTGCGCCAAGCGAGACATGCACTCCTTCAACATCCCGGTTCATAAATGGGAGGAGCTTGCCGAGGACAGAGACAAGTGGCGCAAACTGGTGTTCGACGGGCGTAAAATTCACGACGACGCTTGGTTTAAGACACTCGCAAGTAAGCGAGCCAAGCGTCATCAGCCCGACACTTGTTCGCCACGGGTAATTTACACCTGCCAGGCCTGTGgtcgtgtttgccgctcccgtattggcttacatagccacgaaaaacgttgtcgccctacctgacactgtttcaatagtctgtaatagactttaaggccaatgatgatgatgactataTACCTATTTACAGTTAAGGTTTCtgcaaattaatttaaattctgACACCTTACATATCACAGGAAACTCTGATTTAGATTTTAGACTTTATCTGATTACAAAATCGCCACAAAATTCATCTTGGTTCTTGTTTGATCGgattgattttaaaataacggTCAAGAATACCATATATCCCCACCTCATCATATATAACGTGGAACTGGGACAGTTAGGAATCATTCCTTGATGTATATGGCGACGAGGAGTTGGTTTTCGAGCCCTTTCGATCCAAAAAAAACATTATCATCATTTTAGCATAATCTGTAGTGTTATTGCATGACATTGAATTGAACGAGGCAGGACACATTGCTGTTTTGCAATATCAAGACTGAATGTTCCAGCAGGCGCGCCAGGAGATCTGCTCATAGCTCCTAATCATTTGAGGATCGTGTCCCGGATGGAGTGGTTAGCGCAGCCGGAAACAGGGCCTCTGGATAAGCTGCGGCTGCCAGCTCCGTGGGTCATTATTAGTCACACGGCTACCAACTTTTGTTACAACCAGGTATTTATTACTCATAACCGGGTATTGCTTTTTATTGaggtgaaaacttctttagcggcactgggcacttttagaggtgggaaaaaaataataaactcgagacagcgtaaggcgatcacgtgaccgtaaggggcgtaaggcgatcacgtgaccgtaagccccgtaaggtggccactcataatttaaatggcatttaaatcaataaagaaatactcaatgttatttgacgtttatgttgcggactccttttcaagactctttacctatgttcaaataatttgacgttgtcatggcagtatgtaaataaacatgtcaatgaaaaagtgtgatcttatttgagaattataataatatataatagataaatagaatacctccgctaaatgtATGTATCGtgaccgggcgtcggtaacatagtgaggtgagttttcacttctatcggcactcccggagtgcaaccgttgttgctttttttaaCGGAAGTTGGGTCTGCGGGATCGGCCTAAATTAAAATAGCTTCATACAACGGTACGTGTTAGGTGTCGACTTTGCTATTTTTAGTTCGGTCTGGTGGTTTTAGTCTAAATATGTTAACTATAGctgtttattgtaaaaattgGCTGCTTATTAAACGCGTTAGCCAAGATTCCATGAATACGTTACTTACTACGGCCGTTAAAGTATGATAATTAATTGCGCGATCGTTGCGTCGTCTGTAGACTTGTTgcctttataaacaaaaattgtaaaaccggggatttattataatttcatgGACGCATAGGACGATATTACGTCGGCGTAAGTGcaatttgtacctatgtaaaggACAACCAaacaaaataacatttcatatttaggtaaatatgAGGTTACTATCCTTTGTTTTAATCTGGTTAGTCGGTTAAAAGTTGAGTAACATATTTGTAGTTGCAGATATTTTTATCGATTAGTATAGTTTATGTACGGGTGAATGTAGTTATAATTTGTTGATGTTTCAGAGCAGCTGCGTGTACAACGTGCGGCTGGTGCAGGAGTACCACATTGGGTCGCGCGGGTGGTACGACATCGGGTACAACTTCCTCGTCGGCGGCGACGGCTCGGCCTACTACGGCCGCGGCTGGGACTCCGAGGGCGCCCACACGCTCGGCTACAACAAGTACAGTATCGGCATCGCCTTCATAGGCACCTTCTCCCGAGAGGCCCCGCCGCAGAAACAGCTCGACGCGTGCAAGAAACTCATCGACCTCGGCGTCGCTTCTGGTAAAATCGCCAAAGACTACAAACTGTTCGCCCATAGTCAACTGTCGGCGTGGGAGAGCCCAGGAAAGAAGCTCGTCGAAATACTGCACGAGTGGCCGCATTTTGTTAAAGACACGAGCCAATTGGAGACTCTCCTGC
This genomic window from Cydia amplana chromosome Z, ilCydAmpl1.1, whole genome shotgun sequence contains:
- the LOC134661922 gene encoding peptidoglycan-recognition protein LE-like isoform X3, yielding MAINNDTVNFCDENKNLDVSVVGEISGLEIVEDTSDSEDGPKQTASNAVAAIARPNVPPVFGSVTVSNSDNVQFGNNTYFQGPVVIKQIIHNKSGIENVSYDKTGDGNVSPPHKNGKDPDIDNDSDKFVLKTWHKLTIALTALVVLISCAIVFGIPKGSDGSFDEHSTGAPGDLLIAPNHLRIVSRMEWLAQPETGPLDKLRLPAPWVIISHTATNFCYNQSSCVYNVRLVQEYHIGSRGWYDIGYNFLVGGDGSAYYGRGWDSEGAHTLGYNKYSIGIAFIGTFSREAPPQKQLDACKKLIDLGVASGKIAKDYKLFAHSQLSAWESPGKKLVEILHEWPHFVKDTSQLETLLPKY
- the LOC134661922 gene encoding peptidoglycan-recognition protein LF-like isoform X4; the protein is MAINNDTVNFCDENKNLDVSVVGEISGLEIVEDTSDSEDGPKQTASNAVAAIARPNVPPVFGSVTVSNSDNVQFGNNTYFQGPVVIKQIIHNKSGIENVSYDKTGDGNVSPPHKNGKDPDIDNDSDKFVLKTWHKLTIALTALVVLISCAIVFGIPKGSDGSFDEHSSAPGDLLIAPNHLRIVSRMEWLAQPETGPLDKLRLPAPWVIISHTATNFCYNQSSCVYNVRLVQEYHIGSRGWYDIGYNFLVGGDGSAYYGRGWDSEGAHTLGYNKYSIGIAFIGTFSREAPPQKQLDACKKLIDLGVASGKIAKDYKLFAHSQLSAWESPGKKLVEILHEWPHFVKDTSQLETLLPKY